The Macrobrachium nipponense isolate FS-2020 chromosome 13, ASM1510439v2, whole genome shotgun sequence genome has a window encoding:
- the LOC135225413 gene encoding oocyte zinc finger protein XlCOF6-like: protein MEAEASSSLLFLKEEKDDLEEDPTENADDNSSFADPFLEVKVEPEFFDYGDFDVNYSFKSTIKCERDSSPSYDDESGKKKIRIGEENRHLGRSKAAGKRLTCAECQRMFSRIDKLKSHMRTHTGEKPYSTCSVCQKSFSELNNLKHHMRTHTGEKPYTCSVCQKRFSNTSLLSNHMRTHTEEKPYTCSVCQKRFSNTSLLSNHLRTHMGEKPYTCSVCQKTDFRYTSLLSNHMRTHTGEKPYTCSVCQKRFSNTSLLSNHMRTHTGEKPYTCSVMSKKIF, encoded by the coding sequence ATGGAAGCTGAAGCATCGTCATCATTATTGTTTCTAAAAGAAGAGAAGGATGATCTGGAGGAGGATCcaactgaaaatgcagatgacaACTCTTCGTTTGCAGACCCCTTCTTAGAAGTCAAGGTGGAACCGGAATTTTTTGACTATGGTGATTTTGATGTGAACTATTCTTTCAAATCTACTATTAAGTGTGAAAGGGACAGCTCTCCAAGCTATGATGATGAGAGTGGAAAGAAAAAGATCCGTATTGGAGAAGAAAATAGACATTTGGGTAGAAGCAAGGCAGCAGGGAAACGATTAACTTGTGCTGAATGCCAAAGGATGTTTTCAAGAATTGACAAGCTGAAAtcccacatgagaactcatacgggagagaaaccatatagtaCTTGCTccgtatgtcaaaaaagtttttctgaaTTAAATAATCTCAAAcatcacatgagaactcatacaggagagaaaccatatacttgctctgtatgtcaaaaaagattttctaatacaagtcTTCTCTCaaatcacatgagaactcatacggaagagaaaccatatacttgctcagTATGTCAAaaaagattttctaatacaagtcTTCTCTCAAATCACCTGAGAACTCATatgggagagaaaccatatacttgctctgtatgtcaaaaaacCGATTTTCGATATACAAGTCTTCTCTCaaatcacatgagaactcatacgggagagaaaccatatacttgctctgtatgtcaaaaaagattttctaatacaagtcTTCTCTCaaatcacatgagaactcatacgggagagaaaccatatacttgctctgtaaTGTCAAAAAAGATTTTCTGA